TTATTTACCTAGAAATCTCGATTAGCCCATTTACAAGTTCGAACTATTTCGATTATTTCAGTACTCTGCAAGCAGACATTGGGgtggtttgtttttaatactCCTCTTGTTTCTTACCGTAGACTCGTCCATGACTAACAGCTCAGAGGTGGAGTCACTGGCCATCCAACCTCGTAAACTTCTGATCCTGGATGCCAGGTCGTACGCGGCAGCCGTGGCCAACAGAGCCAAAGGAGGAGGATGTGAATGTCCAGGTGCTCTCTCACCCTCATTCTTCTGTAACGGCTTCGGTGACATTAATGTTTCCTGTCAGTCATTCTCATTTCGCTGTGTGATAATTCAATGAGTTGATTCATTACAAGAAATCGCTGGTCTCCGCTCAgatggttttgtttttatttacgtgGCTGAGACCGATGTCTGTTGTTCTCTCCTGTAGAGTACTACCCTAACTGTGAGGTGGTGTTCATGGGCATGGCCAACATTCATTCCATCCGCAAGAGTTTCCAGTCTCTTCGCTTCCTCTGCACCCAGATGCCCGATCCTGCCAAGTAAGCCTCCAATGAGCAGCTTACGCTGCAGTCGCAATACAGCCAGCTAGCCAGCGAGCAGGGAGCATTTCGTAAGACAAATGGTTCTCATAAGAGTGAGGCTGACCTTGAAGTTGAATAATACTCAGTTAAGGAGTTTTGGTATACTTGGACTGATGCATTTGTCTGGGTGCTGCTGTGTTCATGTGATGTCACATCAGCCGTAGCAAAGATCACATGATCACATCCGTCTCTCCTCTCAAACTCTTAACAGCTCTCTGCTACTCCACGTCTTTTCCTTCAATTGTTCTCGTCCTGGCATCACTTCTGCCTGTGATTTCCAGTGCTGCGCTGTATTTGCTTCCTATTCCATCTGCAATATTTCCACTCCTGTGTGTTTTAAAGTCAACAGTGTGTCTTCCAAGTGTAGTAATTCTCCCCCTCTCTTTAGTCAGTGCTGTGTCTAAGCAACAGCCTTCGGTttgttgtaataaataaatctgGTTCTGATTTGAAATCTCTCTCTGCAGGAGGTTGTACTGTTCTTGGAAAgatcttttgtatttttaaccGGCCTCCTTCACTGCTAAAAAGGGTGTTATATACTTTTTTTGGTTTAATGCAAGAAACCTTGTTAACCAGACTTATCAGAGTTTAGCATTAAGGCTCACCTGAAGCATTTTCGACAAGTGCTGCGTCGTCGCTACagcacatgtttgtttgttatgtcTGTGTTATGCTTTGCAAAACTTAAACATTTGGGTTTATTGAAGGTTGGAAACAACCTTCAATTGTGTTGAAGGTTGTTACGAATTCTGATGATTTCCAAAACCAACATATTTTTGTGGTGACTAGAGAAAATGTTGGCAGGGCCTGACCCGGCCAGCAGAATAAAATCTTTGCTTATATAAGTGAATGGTTTACTGTACCTGTTGATTTTCACATAAACATATTCCAGTATTCTTATGACTGTGTTGCATGTAATgcctgtgtttgttttgtcttcagCTGGCTGTCTGCTCTGGAGAGCACAAAGTGGCTGCAGCATCTCTCTCTTCTGCTCAAAGCGTCTCTTCTCGTCTTGAACGCAGTGGACCGCGACCACAGGCCCGTCCTGATACACTGCTCGGACGGATGGGACCGCACACCTCAGATAGCGGCACTGGCCAAACTCCTGCTGGACCCGTACTACCGCACCATTGAGGTGAGATCGACCGCCCTGAAGGATCTTCTGAATTATTACGAGAAGAATTCGTAAGCTATGTCACATGCCGGAAaaatccacaaaggctgccgtTTGAAATGCGTACAAGGCCATGTTTATGTAGACAATGTTTCCTGACCTGGGAGGACACTACTTCTATTTCACTCCTTATATCCGTTCACAGACAAAACGCTGAAAGGACTCGACCCAACAACCGAGTATTTCTGGTGGTCTTCTGTATCTCTGCTGTTTGTTGATGCATGGTCACGTTTTCACTCTGTAGAAAGTGAATTGGATTGAATCGGTCTGATGGTTTTTgaattctctttctctcagggTTTTCAGGTGCTGGTTGAGACCGAGTGGTTGGACTTCGGGCACAAGTTTGCCGACCGCTGCGGTCACGGAGAAAATGCGGAGGACCTGAACGAACGCTGTCCTGTCTTCCTGCAGTGGTTAGACTGTGTTCACCAGCTCCATAGACAGTTCCCATGTTCCTTTGAGTTTAATGAAGCCTTTCTGGTGAGTGGCATTAACGCGAACCTTTTGTCTTTAAAAAAGAATGGATTTTGAGATGATTGTTTGATGTTCTTTAATTGTCATAAGAACCCGCACTGAATTCTTTTGCTGTGATGTTGTCAGGTGAAGCTCGTGCAGCACACATACTCGTGTCTGTTCGGGACGTTCCTGTGTAACAGCGGGAAGGAGCGCGAGGACGGACACATCCAGGAAAGAACCTGCTCTGTGTGGTCTCTCCTCAGACCTGCCAACCGCTCCTTCAGAAACATGCTCTACTCCTCCCATTCTGAGAACGTACGTTCCCTCTCTCCCTGTTACATGTTCACTCCTTTAACTTCACCTCAAGTTTGACCTCTGTGTTCTGATCTCTATCTGTGAACATGAAGCTTCGGAGAGTCTTCATGCATTCCTGGAGCTGCTGTGTCTTTTCCTTTCCTGtctctttaaaatataattctatatatatatataatgctttttttttacttcagaACTGCAGGTGTTTTCAGTTgtgttttaatttaaagttGATCCTCACATCTCATCTCATAACCGAAACGATGTTTGTATGATTCTCATAAATGTGGCGAGAACACGCCCATGTCATATTTCACCTAAGATCAAAATTAAATTTTGCATGGAAAATgaaacatgttttgaacagattTTTGCATTGCAATATTATTGCATCACGTTAATGAGAATTGGGGTCGCTTGCTtgcttttcattaaaaaataggCTTTACTTTCTTTTATGTAAAGTGTATATGTATTGTTCTTTGATCTAGCCATATTACTTCAGATTAACGAACACGCTGTCAACCTACCGGTTATCTGCTCTTTCTGCCCAGGTTCTCCATCCCGTGTGTCACGTGCGTAATCTCATGTTATGGACAGCTGTTTACCTCCCCAGTTCTTCACCCACAACCGCTTCAGATGACTCCTGTGCCCCCTACCCTGCACCTGGTGCCAACCCTGAGGACCAGCCCCTGGGCAGGTAATTCTTCTGTAACAACCTGAAATCTCCGTACAACATCTTGTTTCAGTTGGAAGCGGTCTGTTTATCCAGCATCTAAATTTACAGAATTAGGGAAATTAAAGTTTGTTTGTCTTCATAGTGTTTAAAAGAACCATTCTGAGTTTAGCATTGAAATATTTTCGTATCAAGGTTTTTCTTAAAAATTTTGAAATGTAATAACGGGACGTTAACATTGTTAGGgggattcacatttcgcgtttTTGCgcacgcatattcgttattttaaatgtagaggCGCGACAAGCACGCTCAAATAGGCAGCGACGCAGTCACGATGCACAAGGGGTGCGACGCTCCCATTTTTCTAGGGGCATCAGCatcgcatcgagatgaaaatatttcaacttttctgaatgCCGCACGTGCAccacaggtcatgtgacaagaaccaaccagccaatatagacaagctcaatgaaggTGGCATAAATAAGCATAAATCTAGTAGCATacttattgcaaggtattttcagtgcatataatccatatatcctttgtttatacctcctcgtctcactGCCTATCGCTGCCCAGGGTTGCTTAGTGAtgacagacgccaggagagctCAAACTCCtaggcgctttggaaaaaaaagagaaagcacTGCGGCTCGCGTTTTTTGACACGAAATGTGGATCGCCCTCTAAAGcagtttaattgttttttctccTATAAGCTAACTAAGCTTGTTTCCATGTCGTTTTGTCCAAACAGGCGTCCGAAGACACGCTCATTCGATAACTTGCCCAGCGCTTGTGAAGTTGGAAACCCACTGACCTCAAATCGACGTTCCAGCGATCCCAGTTTAAATGACAAGTGGCAGGACCATCGCAGGTCTCTGGAACTCAACATTGGGACGGGGGCTGACAATGCTGTATCTCCAGACCCAGAGGGGAGGGTCAACGGTCAAACGGGGATGGGAATTATAGGAACAATACCCAACGGGGGCACAGGGGATGTCAGTTTGCCAATGATGGGGGGTGTTGATGAGGCGGAGCTATCCCTGACAGTAGGTGTGGCTGTGGGTCAGATGGAGAACATTCTGCAGGAAGCAACGAAAGAAGACTCCGCACCGGATAATCGCAGAGATGCTAAGACAGATCACACTAATGATACCTCCAGTTTAAAGTGTGCTAACGGCCAGATGAACGATATCGCACATTCAGATGTAAAGAGCAACAGTGGTGGTATTGTTCAGACACAGCTAACCGCTAACAGTCAAGCTGAAAGCATCAGAGAGCGCAGCATCAATGGACATTGTTCAGAGGACGGAAGTTCTGAAGCGTCCTCTGCTCTCAGTCAGGATACTTCAGGAAGCCAAGACTCGGAGGAACTAGCCGAGGAAGCCCTAGAGGATCATAACCTCTCTTGTAACACATCCAATTTACCTCCCAATGGCCTTAGGACTCTCAGTAATGGCTTCGGGGTGGAGAAACAGGCATCTCCCACCGACCCGGAGGTCAGATCTGAGGCTCTTGAGCAAGCTGAGAAACGCCTTTCTTTGTTGGAAAGCTCCACAGAGACGCTTACGGAAGACTTAGGAGTCCGGCCGCAGAGTCTGGGACCCTTGACCTTTCCACACCCACTTAAAACCTCCACAGAATCGCCGTGCCTCAGACAAGGTCTTGATGCAGAAACTGACCCACAAGGCACTGCCAGGACTTTAAACAACATCCCCAAACGGCCGTCTCTTAGTGCCTTTCCACCCTCTGACCTCCATAATCCCGTCTGTAATGGAGGCTCACCGGACCCGGAGCCCTCCACTCCACAGTGGGCACGCACAAACGGGGAGCGGGCCACGCTTAGCCGACAGGTATCGCTCGCCAGCTGTGGCTCGCTGACTCTCCCTGCTCGGGGCGTTTGCTCCCACCatcgctgcctgcacttgggatTTCTGGGACGGCCGAGCTTCAGCCCTCCTGAACCACCCTCGGCCCGGAGCCATCTAGATGACGATGGGTTGACCCTGCATACGGATGCCGTTCAACAGCGGCTGAGGCAGATCGAAGCGGGTCACCAGTTGGAGGTGGAAGCCCTGAAGAGGCAGGTACAAGAGCTCTGGAGCCGTCTGGAGAGCCATCAGGCTGCTGGGATGCTGCGACTCAATGGAGACATGGGAGATGAAGTGGTAAGCATGGAAAGCATCTCTGTTGTTTAGGACTTCGCATAAAGAAAATTCCCATGTCTTCAGTTAAACATTGAGAAGTGTCTTGGTTTGGGTGGGTCTTGTGTTTTTTGTCTCATCCATGCTTGCTGATTCCTCTATGGAGAGTTTTATAGCTGCTTTTTTTCTGTCTTCCTGTCAGACCTCAATCACAGACTCTGATTTTAACTTGGAGCCCAGCTGTCTCTCCCGCTGCAGTACCGAACTCTTTTCTGAGGCCAGCTGGGAGCAGGTGGACAAGCAGGACACTGAGGTACACCTGAGGAACACACACCTGTGGAACGCACAACTGAACACACACCTGTAGAACACACACCTGTGGAACGCACAACTGAACACACACCTGTAGAACACACACCTGTGGAACACACACCTGTAGAACACACACCTGTGGAACACACACCTGTGGAACGCACAACCGAACACACACCTGAGGAACACACCTGTAGAACACACACCTGTGGAACACACAACTGTGGAACACACAACTGAACACACACCTGAGGAACACACCTGTAGAACaaaggtggacgaagtacacaacttccttacttgagtgaaagtacagatactactggtcaaatattactccactacaagtaaaagttgtaaagacagattcttacttgagtaaaagtacagaagtacgtgcttttaaaagtactcaagtattaaaagtaaatttcctttatgtcagttgtgcattgttttattgtcgtatacctttgcctctgaagcaacctactgaatacacgagtagctcacagtatcagttgtattaaaggagtagttcacttcaaaatttgcccccattgactttccatagtagtttttattcctactatggaaagtcaatgggggcaaattttgcagtgagcaactcctttaagagctttatatgtttagcacaatatgtttagtttagatataatcctgtatgatcatttagcctaattatcctcattagccccctaggcctatatgtatttatgagcagtgttcttttattttgtatattccctttaccagttttagcagcaatttaccagtaagtagtaaggttcttgtaaatagtaagtgtagaagccatgtgtttgttggatttattaccatttgtattaccataatttaactacaaacataaactatagctagtataatgaaactatggtatttttagttgctgtggttttactaaagatt
Above is a genomic segment from Triplophysa rosa linkage group LG17, Trosa_1v2, whole genome shotgun sequence containing:
- the mtmr3 gene encoding myotubularin-related protein 3 isoform X2, coding for MEEEGEQSLECIQANHIFPRKPPVLEEEDLQVPFPELHGEFTKFVGRAEDAVIAMSPYRLHIKFKESVVNVPLQLIESVECRDMFQLHITCKDCKVIRCQFSTFEQGQEWLKRLSAAVRPPSHIEDLFSFAFHAWCVEKEQHGDLCRPGDHVTSRLHNEVERMGFDTQNAWRISEINKNYKMCSSYPQLLLVPAWITDTELDNVGTFRSWKRIPAVVYRHQSTGAVIARCGQPEVSWWGWRNADDEHLVQSIARACAVDSSSCKGLSNGSYTNGADLSDVDFDSSMTNSSEVESLAIQPRKLLILDARSYAAAVANRAKGGGCECPEYYPNCEVVFMGMANIHSIRKSFQSLRFLCTQMPDPANWLSALESTKWLQHLSLLLKASLLVLNAVDRDHRPVLIHCSDGWDRTPQIAALAKLLLDPYYRTIEGFQVLVETEWLDFGHKFADRCGHGENAEDLNERCPVFLQWLDCVHQLHRQFPCSFEFNEAFLVKLVQHTYSCLFGTFLCNSGKEREDGHIQERTCSVWSLLRPANRSFRNMLYSSHSENVLHPVCHVRNLMLWTAVYLPSSSPTTASDDSCAPYPAPGANPEDQPLGRRPKTRSFDNLPSACEVGNPLTSNRRSSDPSLNDKWQDHRRSLELNIGTGADNAVSPDPEGRVNGQTGMGIIGTIPNGGTGDVSLPMMGGVDEAELSLTVGVAVGQMENILQEATKEDSAPDNRRDAKTDHTNDTSSLKCANGQMNDIAHSDVKSNSGGIVQTQLTANSQAESIRERSINGHCSEDGSSEASSALSQDTSGSQDSEELAEEALEDHNLSCNTSNLPPNGLRTLSNGFGVEKQASPTDPEVRSEALEQAEKRLSLLESSTETLTEDLGVRPQSLGPLTFPHPLKTSTESPCLRQGLDAETDPQGTARTLNNIPKRPSLSAFPPSDLHNPVCNGGSPDPEPSTPQWARTNGERATLSRQVSLASCGSLTLPARGVCSHHRCLHLGFLGRPSFSPPEPPSARSHLDDDGLTLHTDAVQQRLRQIEAGHQLEVEALKRQVQELWSRLESHQAAGMLRLNGDMGDEVTSITDSDFNLEPSCLSRCSTELFSEASWEQVDKQDTEVTRWYPDHLAAQCYGCERGFWLATRKHHCRNCGNVFCASCCDQKIPVPSQQLFEPSRVCKLCFSNLLVPVPSLEIELEKPITASSN
- the mtmr3 gene encoding myotubularin-related protein 3 isoform X1: MEEEGEQSLECIQANHIFPRKPPVLEEEDLQVPFPELHGEFTKFVGRAEDAVIAMSPYRLHIKFKESVVNVPLQLIESVECRDMFQLHITCKDCKVIRCQFSTFEQGQEWLKRLSAAVRPPSHIEDLFSFAFHAWCVEKEQHGDLCRPGDHVTSRLHNEVERMGFDTQNAWRISEINKNYKMCSSYPQLLLVPAWITDTELDNVGTFRSWKRIPAVVYRHQSTGAVIARCGQPEVSWWGWRNADDEHLVQSIARACAVDSSSCKGLSNGSYTNGADLSDVDFDSSMTNSSEVESLAIQPRKLLILDARSYAAAVANRAKGGGCECPEYYPNCEVVFMGMANIHSIRKSFQSLRFLCTQMPDPANWLSALESTKWLQHLSLLLKASLLVLNAVDRDHRPVLIHCSDGWDRTPQIAALAKLLLDPYYRTIEGFQVLVETEWLDFGHKFADRCGHGENAEDLNERCPVFLQWLDCVHQLHRQFPCSFEFNEAFLVKLVQHTYSCLFGTFLCNSGKEREDGHIQERTCSVWSLLRPANRSFRNMLYSSHSENVLHPVCHVRNLMLWTAVYLPSSSPTTASDDSCAPYPAPGANPEDQPLGRRPKTRSFDNLPSACEVGNPLTSNRRSSDPSLNDKWQDHRRSLELNIGTGADNAVSPDPEGRVNGQTGMGIIGTIPNGGTGDVSLPMMGGVDEAELSLTVGVAVGQMENILQEATKEDSAPDNRRDAKTDHTNDTSSLKCANGQMNDIAHSDVKSNSGGIVQTQLTANSQAESIRERSINGHCSEDGSSEASSALSQDTSGSQDSEELAEEALEDHNLSCNTSNLPPNGLRTLSNGFGVEKQASPTDPEVRSEALEQAEKRLSLLESSTETLTEDLGVRPQSLGPLTFPHPLKTSTESPCLRQGLDAETDPQGTARTLNNIPKRPSLSAFPPSDLHNPVCNGGSPDPEPSTPQWARTNGERATLSRQVSLASCGSLTLPARGVCSHHRCLHLGFLGRPSFSPPEPPSARSHLDDDGLTLHTDAVQQRLRQIEAGHQLEVEALKRQVQELWSRLESHQAAGMLRLNGDMGDEVTSITDSDFNLEPSCLSRCSTELFSEASWEQVDKQDTEVTRWYPDHLAAQCYGCERGFWLATRKHHCRGKEHMEEVWNCGNVFCASCCDQKIPVPSQQLFEPSRVCKLCFSNLLVPVPSLEIELEKPITASSN
- the mtmr3 gene encoding myotubularin-related protein 3 isoform X3, which encodes MSPYRLHIKFKESVVNVPLQLIESVECRDMFQLHITCKDCKVIRCQFSTFEQGQEWLKRLSAAVRPPSHIEDLFSFAFHAWCVEKEQHGDLCRPGDHVTSRLHNEVERMGFDTQNAWRISEINKNYKMCSSYPQLLLVPAWITDTELDNVGTFRSWKRIPAVVYRHQSTGAVIARCGQPEVSWWGWRNADDEHLVQSIARACAVDSSSCKGLSNGSYTNGADLSDVDFDSSMTNSSEVESLAIQPRKLLILDARSYAAAVANRAKGGGCECPEYYPNCEVVFMGMANIHSIRKSFQSLRFLCTQMPDPANWLSALESTKWLQHLSLLLKASLLVLNAVDRDHRPVLIHCSDGWDRTPQIAALAKLLLDPYYRTIEGFQVLVETEWLDFGHKFADRCGHGENAEDLNERCPVFLQWLDCVHQLHRQFPCSFEFNEAFLVKLVQHTYSCLFGTFLCNSGKEREDGHIQERTCSVWSLLRPANRSFRNMLYSSHSENVLHPVCHVRNLMLWTAVYLPSSSPTTASDDSCAPYPAPGANPEDQPLGRRPKTRSFDNLPSACEVGNPLTSNRRSSDPSLNDKWQDHRRSLELNIGTGADNAVSPDPEGRVNGQTGMGIIGTIPNGGTGDVSLPMMGGVDEAELSLTVGVAVGQMENILQEATKEDSAPDNRRDAKTDHTNDTSSLKCANGQMNDIAHSDVKSNSGGIVQTQLTANSQAESIRERSINGHCSEDGSSEASSALSQDTSGSQDSEELAEEALEDHNLSCNTSNLPPNGLRTLSNGFGVEKQASPTDPEVRSEALEQAEKRLSLLESSTETLTEDLGVRPQSLGPLTFPHPLKTSTESPCLRQGLDAETDPQGTARTLNNIPKRPSLSAFPPSDLHNPVCNGGSPDPEPSTPQWARTNGERATLSRQVSLASCGSLTLPARGVCSHHRCLHLGFLGRPSFSPPEPPSARSHLDDDGLTLHTDAVQQRLRQIEAGHQLEVEALKRQVQELWSRLESHQAAGMLRLNGDMGDEVTSITDSDFNLEPSCLSRCSTELFSEASWEQVDKQDTEVTRWYPDHLAAQCYGCERGFWLATRKHHCRGKEHMEEVWNCGNVFCASCCDQKIPVPSQQLFEPSRVCKLCFSNLLVPVPSLEIELEKPITASSN